One genomic window of Nicotiana sylvestris chromosome 10, ASM39365v2, whole genome shotgun sequence includes the following:
- the LOC138879961 gene encoding uncharacterized protein, with translation MIPPRNDASTLFEEAQHLLSRAIVKFRAELRQCEAELRKVSGEEKAMRLICDQKLEELKDLRLQQKLEMIGQLRGEVDQVRADYHKWKKNMDQLATDKKAITAQHTSTESQLQGLKEKVLAQARKIEELEAELARSRDEVVHAKATTEKMKVAADKSIIVYLRDVAAVQAELREASDREKWSNDLAKCQARRETLEEIHARGFNLVEEIAEAKARENDARFHVSSDDEDAVSGSRDGEGEEGASEEGGLSKDKLPKAQFLRTSLPGMWPRK, from the exons ATGATACCGCCCCGTAACGATGCATCCACCCTCTTTGAAGAGGCTCAACATCTCCTTTCTCGG GCCATCGTCAAGTTTAGAGCCGAGCTGAGACAATGTGAGGCTGAGCTTAGGAAGGTTTCAGGTGAAGAGAAGGCCATGAGGCTCATCTGTGACCAAAAGTTGGAAGAGCTTAAGGACCTTCGG CTTCAGCAGAAGTTGGAAATGATCGGGCAGCTTCGAGGCGAGGTTGATCAAGTTAGGGCTGACTACCATAAATGGAAAAAGAATATGGATCAGCTTGCTACTGATAAGAAAGCTATCACAGCCCAACATACCTCGACTGAGAGCCAACTCCAGGGCCTTAAAGAAAAAGTCCTGGCTCAGGCCAGGAAAATTGAGGAGTTAGAGGCAGAGCTTGCTAGATCTCGGGACGAAGTTGTACATGCCAAGGCTACAACTGAGAAGATGAAGGTTGCGGCTGATAAATCCATTATTGTATACTTAAGGGATGTTGCAGCCGTTCAAGCTGAGCTGAGAGAGGCCTCCGACCGGGAAAAATGGAGCAATGATTTGGCCAAGTGCCAGGCCCGGAGGGAGACTCTCGAAGAAATCCATGCCCGAGGGTTCAACCTTGTTGAAGAGATAGCCGAAGCAAAGGCGCGGGAAAATGATGCCAGGTTTCACGTCTCTTCCGATGATGAGGACGCTGTGAGTGGTTCCAGGGACGGGGAAGGAGAAGAAGGTGCCTCCGAGGAAGGGGGACTTTCTAAAGATAAACTGCCAAAGGCGCAGTTCCTGAGGACGTCGCTCCCGGGGATGTGGCCCCGAAAATAG